In a single window of the Chionomys nivalis chromosome 11, mChiNiv1.1, whole genome shotgun sequence genome:
- the Gmeb1 gene encoding glucocorticoid modulatory element-binding protein 1 yields MANAEVSVPVGDVVVVPTEGNEGENPEDTKTQVILQLQPVQQGIYDAGSENNAAVVAVEAHTIHKIEEGIDASSIEANEDMEIAYPITCGESKAILLWKKFVCPGINVKCVKFNDQLISPKHFVHLAGKSTLKDWKRAIRLGGIMLRKMMDSGQIDFYQHDKVCSNTCRSTKFDLLISSARAPVPGQQTSVVQTPTSADGNITQIAISEESMEEAGLEWNSALTAAVTMATDEGMKKDSEEISEDTLMFWKGIADVGLMEEVVCNIQKEIEELLRGVQQRLLQAPFQVTDAAVLNNVAHTFGLMDTVKRVLDNRRKQVEQSEGQFLYTLADLERQLEEQKKQAQDPRLKSQTVQNVVLMPVSTPKPPKRPRLQRPASTTVLSPSPVQQPQFTVISPITITPVGQSFSMGNIPVATLSQGSNPVTVHTLPSGPQLFRYATVVSSAKNSSPDTVTIHPSSSLALLSSATMQDGSTLGNMATMVSPVELVAMESGLTSAIQAVESSSEDGQTIIEIDPAPDPEAEDNEGKAVILETELRTEEKVVAEMGEHQHQVHNVEIVVLED; encoded by the exons ATGGCTAATGCGGAAGTGAGTGTCCCAGTGGGAGATGTGGTTGTGGTACCCACTGAAGGAAATGAAGGGGAGAACCCTGAAGACACTAAAACCCAAGTGATCTTGCAGTTACAGCCTGTGCAGCAAGG GATTTATGATGCTGGGTCAGAGAACAACGCAGCAGTTGTAGCCGTGGAAGCACACACGATACACAAAATTGAAGAAGGAATTG ATGCAAGCAGCATAGAAGCAAACGAGGATATGGAAATTGCCTACCCTATAACCTGTGGAGAGAGTAAAGCCATCCTGCTCTGGAAGAAGTTTGTGTGTCCAGGAATAAATGTGAAGTGTGTCAAG ttcAATGATCAATTGATCAGCCCCAAGCATTTTGTCCATCTGGCTGGCAAGTCCACTCTGAAGGACTGGAAGAGAGCCATTCGTCTAGGTGGCATCATGCTCAG GAAAATGATGGACTCTGGGCAGATTGATTTTTACCAGCATGACAAAGTTTGCTCCAATACCTGCAGGAGTACCAAGTTTGACCTTCTGATCAGCAGTGCGAGGGCGCCAGTGCCAGGCCAGCAGACAAGTGTGGTGCAGACCCCCACCTCGGCCGATG GTAACATCACACAGATTGCCATCTCAGAGGAGAGCATGGAAGAGGCTGGGTTGGAGTGGAACTCAGCTCTCACTGCTGCTGTCACCATGGCCACAGATGAGGGCATGAAAAAAGACTCTGAAGAAATTTCAG AGGACACTTTGATGTTCTGGAAAGGAATAGCTGATGTAGGGTTGATGGAGGAGGTCGTCTGTAATATACAGAAGGAGATAGAAGAACTTCTCAGGGGTGTTCAGCAGCGGCTCCTGCAGGCTCCCTTCCAGGTCACAG ATGCTGCTGTTTTAAACAATGTGGCACATACATTTGGCCTGATGGACACAGTCAAGAGAGTTTTGGACAACAGACGGAAGCAAGTGGAACAGAGCGAGGGGCAGTTTCTCTATACCCTGGCAG ACTTGGAACGGCAGTTGGAAGAGCAAAAAAAGCAAGCCCAAGATCCTAGACTGAAATCTCAGACGGTTCAGAATGTGGTACTGATGCCTGTGAGCACCCCGAAGCCTCCAAAGAGACCCCGGCTCCAGCGGCCAGCCTCCACCACTGTCCTGAGCCCTTCTCCTGTGCAGCAGCCTCAGTTTACTGTTATCTCTCCTATCACCATCACCCCCGTGGGGCAGTCCTTCTCCATGGGCAATATTCCAGTGGCTACTCTCAGCCAGGGCTCCAATCCTGTGACTGTCCACACGCTGCCTTCTGGCCCGCAGCTCTTCCGCTATGCCACGGTGGTTTCCTCTGCCAAGAACAGCTCACCAGACACAGTGACCATCCACCCTTCGTCGAGCTTGGCACTGCTAAGCTCTGCCACTATGCAGGATGGCAGTACCCTGGGCAATATGGCCACGATGGTGAGCCCTGTGGAGCTGGTGGCCATGGAGTCTGGCCTGACTTCAGCAATCCAGGCAGTGGAAAGCTCCTCGGAGGATGGGCAGACCATCATTGAAATTGACCCAGCCCCAGATCCTGAGGCTGAAGACAATGAGGGCAAAGCAGTCATCTTGGAGACAGAGCTGAGGACTGAGGAGAAAGTGGTGGCTGAGATGGGAGAGCACCAGCATCAAGTCCACAATGTGGAGATTGTGGTCTTGGAGGACTAA